The following proteins are co-located in the Candidatus Eisenbacteria bacterium genome:
- a CDS encoding adenosylhomocysteinase: MRDTASEVKDLSLSTSGKLKIEWASRNMKVLDLISERFEREKPLENVVIGACLHVTSETANLMAALVRGGAKVSLCGSNPLSTQDDVAASLASDFGVSVYAIKGEDNKTYYSHIESVLGQEPDVTMDDGADLVSMLHSEKKGLIKKIIGGTEETSTGVLRLRSMESKGVLAYPIIAVNDADTKHLFDNRYGTGQSTIDGILRCTNMLYAGSTFVVCGYGWCGRGVAIRAKGMGAKVIVCEVDPLRALEALMDGYEVTSMSDAAQKGDVFVTVTGNVNVLRKEHFEKMKDGAVVANSGHFNVEIDIKTLESLSKGKRTVRPFVEEYQLRSGKRINLLGEGRLINLAAAEGHPATVMDMSFANQALSVEYLIKNGKGLGSKVYKVPPEIDKEVARLKLKSLGIAIDELTEEQKNYLSAWELGT, translated from the coding sequence ATGAGGGATACGGCTTCAGAGGTTAAAGATCTTTCGCTTAGCACGAGCGGAAAGTTGAAGATTGAATGGGCATCAAGAAACATGAAAGTGCTCGACCTAATAAGCGAGAGATTTGAGAGAGAGAAACCACTTGAGAACGTTGTGATTGGTGCATGCCTCCATGTCACAAGTGAAACCGCAAATCTCATGGCTGCGTTGGTGCGTGGAGGCGCAAAGGTTTCCCTCTGCGGGTCCAATCCGCTGAGCACACAGGATGATGTGGCCGCTTCCCTTGCGAGCGATTTCGGTGTGTCGGTCTACGCTATCAAAGGCGAGGACAACAAGACATACTATTCTCACATAGAGAGCGTGCTTGGGCAGGAGCCGGATGTGACGATGGACGATGGCGCCGACTTGGTATCGATGCTCCACTCGGAGAAAAAAGGGCTGATCAAGAAAATAATCGGTGGAACGGAGGAGACTTCAACCGGAGTCTTGAGACTGAGAAGTATGGAATCCAAAGGCGTGCTTGCCTACCCGATCATTGCGGTGAACGACGCAGACACAAAGCATCTTTTCGATAACCGGTACGGCACCGGACAAAGCACCATAGACGGAATCTTGAGATGCACAAACATGCTTTATGCCGGTTCGACATTTGTGGTGTGCGGATATGGCTGGTGCGGCAGGGGAGTGGCGATCAGGGCAAAGGGAATGGGGGCTAAGGTGATTGTGTGCGAAGTTGATCCTCTGCGCGCCCTAGAAGCCCTGATGGACGGTTACGAAGTAACGTCTATGAGTGATGCGGCTCAAAAGGGAGACGTGTTTGTCACTGTTACCGGCAATGTGAACGTTCTCAGGAAAGAGCATTTCGAAAAAATGAAGGACGGCGCGGTGGTGGCGAACTCCGGGCACTTCAACGTCGAGATCGATATCAAGACACTTGAGTCTCTCTCCAAAGGCAAACGTACGGTCAGGCCGTTCGTCGAGGAGTATCAGCTTCGCTCGGGCAAGAGGATAAATCTACTCGGCGAAGGGAGACTGATCAATCTTGCCGCCGCTGAGGGACATCCGGCAACCGTAATGGACATGAGTTTCGCCAACCAGGCACTCTCTGTTGAGTATTTGATCAAAAATGGAAAGGGTCTCGGGAGCAAGGTGTACAAAGTCCCGCCTGAAATTGACAAAGAGGTGGCAAGGCTGAAACTCAAGTCGCTTGGCATAGCCATCGACGAGCTTACCGAAGAGCAAAAGAACTATCTTTCCGCCTGGGAGCTTGGGACCTAG
- a CDS encoding bifunctional phosphoglucose/phosphomannose isomerase codes for MVSLDNLPRRAEIDPEGMLDLASSMADLAGRGFETGRAALNGIRFGEISSVAFCGMGGSAIAGDLLSSTFEDSVKIPFSVRRDYYLPGFVEKNSLVICSSYSGNTEETLSVFREALEIEGVRILTVASGGELLEQSKKKGLPHVELPSGMRPRAALGSSLFSVLGALSGVKDEIPGFKKERVEAEVSEALEVTGKKVLACKESSPEENNPAKLLAKRLHGKAPIVYSSASLTHCVGIRWKNQFEENAKTFCHANRLPELNHNEIEGYKFPESLRRDARVLFLRDRDEGERNSLRVEATRVVLTEAGIASEELSTEGKGPLSRTFSLICLGDHASIYLAFLNGVDPAATLSIDRLKFILAKRR; via the coding sequence ATGGTTTCCTTAGATAATCTGCCTCGGCGTGCAGAAATCGATCCTGAAGGCATGCTGGACCTTGCATCATCAATGGCTGACCTCGCCGGGCGAGGGTTTGAAACCGGAAGGGCAGCCCTGAATGGCATCAGGTTCGGAGAGATTTCTTCAGTTGCGTTCTGTGGGATGGGCGGGTCTGCCATTGCAGGTGACTTGCTTTCATCGACGTTTGAGGACTCCGTCAAAATTCCGTTTTCCGTCCGTAGGGACTACTATCTCCCGGGGTTCGTAGAGAAGAACAGTCTGGTGATTTGCTCGAGCTACTCGGGCAACACGGAGGAGACCCTCTCTGTATTCAGGGAGGCGCTGGAGATTGAGGGAGTAAGGATCCTCACAGTCGCCTCGGGTGGGGAGCTGCTTGAGCAGTCAAAGAAGAAAGGCTTGCCGCACGTGGAGCTTCCTTCAGGCATGAGGCCTAGAGCGGCGCTTGGGTCGAGCCTCTTCTCTGTTCTTGGTGCTCTTTCCGGCGTCAAGGACGAGATTCCGGGGTTCAAGAAAGAGAGGGTCGAGGCTGAGGTGTCCGAAGCTCTTGAGGTTACGGGAAAGAAAGTGTTGGCCTGCAAGGAATCCTCCCCGGAAGAAAACAACCCGGCAAAACTCCTGGCGAAACGGCTGCACGGGAAGGCGCCCATCGTCTATAGTTCTGCATCATTAACACACTGTGTTGGAATACGATGGAAGAATCAGTTCGAGGAAAATGCGAAGACTTTCTGCCATGCAAACAGGCTTCCCGAGCTCAATCACAATGAGATTGAGGGCTACAAGTTTCCCGAATCACTCAGAAGGGACGCTCGCGTCCTTTTCCTGAGGGACCGGGATGAAGGGGAAAGAAACTCTCTCAGGGTCGAGGCGACCCGGGTGGTCCTCACGGAGGCAGGAATAGCCAGCGAGGAACTCTCAACTGAGGGTAAGGGACCTCTTTCCAGAACATTCTCTTTGATTTGCCTGGGTGACCATGCTAGTATCTATCTCGCCTTCTTGAATGGTGTTGACCCGGCGGCGACCCTTTCAATCGACAGGCTCAAGTTCATTCTGGCCAAGCGGCGCTGA
- a CDS encoding sugar phosphate nucleotidyltransferase, with the protein MKAKAVIPVAGVGTRLRPHTHTVPKALINVAGKPIVAHILDELVGLGITEVVLIIGHMGQRIREFVDSHYKIQVSYVEQRERRGLGHAIFLAQKHIGDAPVLIVLGDTIFQADFSGIVDGQSSLIGVKAVPDPSRYGVVETSNGVVQRLVEKPDKPRSNLAIVGIYYLVNSKLLFECLGELIRSKVRTKGEYQLTDALELMIEKGEKIGVFPIEKWMDCGETETLLEANRELLNMNSKPCKIDSGIIIPPVAIDPSAKIENSIVGPHVSVAAFVSLKNSIVRNSIINERASVQDMLLDASVVGERSIVEGAFKKLNVGDSSEIQLT; encoded by the coding sequence ATGAAAGCTAAAGCGGTGATTCCGGTAGCAGGTGTAGGCACAAGGTTGAGGCCTCACACACATACGGTCCCGAAAGCGCTGATCAACGTTGCAGGAAAGCCAATTGTAGCGCACATCCTTGATGAACTTGTGGGCCTGGGAATTACCGAAGTGGTGCTAATCATCGGCCACATGGGTCAGAGGATAAGGGAATTCGTCGATAGCCATTACAAGATTCAGGTATCCTATGTGGAGCAGAGGGAAAGAAGAGGGCTCGGACATGCGATATTCCTGGCCCAGAAGCACATTGGGGATGCTCCGGTTTTGATAGTACTGGGGGACACTATATTCCAGGCTGATTTCTCAGGGATCGTTGACGGCCAGAGCAGTCTCATCGGAGTCAAAGCTGTTCCAGACCCATCGAGGTACGGGGTTGTTGAGACATCAAATGGCGTGGTGCAACGGCTTGTCGAGAAGCCGGACAAACCGCGCAGCAATCTTGCCATTGTCGGCATATACTACCTTGTCAATTCAAAGCTCCTGTTTGAATGTCTGGGCGAGCTCATAAGAAGCAAGGTGAGAACCAAGGGTGAGTATCAGCTTACGGATGCCCTTGAGCTCATGATAGAGAAGGGAGAGAAGATAGGGGTCTTTCCGATCGAGAAATGGATGGATTGTGGGGAGACCGAAACGCTCCTTGAGGCCAACAGGGAGCTCCTCAACATGAATTCAAAACCATGCAAGATAGATAGCGGAATCATAATCCCGCCTGTCGCAATCGATCCTTCGGCCAAAATTGAGAACTCCATCGTAGGCCCGCACGTTTCGGTTGCCGCATTTGTTAGCTTGAAGAACTCAATCGTGAGAAACTCGATAATAAACGAGAGAGCTTCCGTTCAGGATATGCTCCTGGACGCATCGGTCGTCGGTGAGCGCTCGATCGTGGAGGGCGCATTCAAGAAGCTCAATGTTGGAGATTCATCCGAGATTCAATTGACCTAA
- the metK gene encoding methionine adenosyltransferase: protein MAGRHLFTSESVTEGHPDKVADQISDGILDAVMEKDPTGRVACEVLVTTGLAFVSAEMGTDCYVEIPKIVREIIREIGYTDASYGFDYETCAVITSIDDQSQDIALGVDKAGAGDQGMMFGYATRETEEFMPLPIVLAHKIVRRLSELRKTGVLPYLRPDGKSQVTVEYEDGKPVRVPTVVVSTQHHQDVTHEKIYKDVVEKVVTPIIPPHLGSPKDISYHVNPTGRFVEGGPKADTGVTGRKIIVDTYGGVGSHGGGCFSGKDPTKVDRSASYQARHIAKNIVGAGLADKCEIQLAYAIGEPNPVSIMVDSFGTGKVPDEVMVGIVEKNFQLTPLGIIEELKLRRPIYRKTAVYGHFGRQEEGFTWELLDKVAELMRSV from the coding sequence ATGGCTGGTCGTCACCTGTTTACTTCTGAGTCAGTGACCGAGGGGCATCCGGACAAAGTAGCGGATCAGATCTCTGACGGAATACTTGATGCGGTAATGGAAAAGGATCCGACGGGAAGGGTTGCCTGCGAGGTACTTGTGACCACTGGGCTGGCCTTTGTCTCCGCAGAAATGGGGACAGACTGCTACGTGGAAATTCCGAAAATCGTGAGGGAAATCATAAGGGAGATCGGATACACGGATGCATCATATGGATTCGACTATGAAACCTGCGCAGTGATCACATCAATTGATGACCAGTCGCAGGACATAGCACTCGGCGTTGACAAGGCAGGTGCCGGCGACCAGGGAATGATGTTCGGTTACGCGACCAGAGAGACCGAGGAGTTTATGCCTCTTCCGATAGTCCTTGCCCACAAGATAGTAAGGAGGCTCTCCGAACTGCGAAAGACCGGCGTGCTCCCTTATCTGAGACCTGACGGAAAGTCTCAGGTAACGGTGGAATACGAGGACGGAAAACCGGTCAGGGTGCCGACCGTGGTCGTCTCCACTCAGCATCACCAGGACGTGACTCACGAGAAAATCTACAAGGATGTCGTAGAAAAGGTTGTCACCCCGATCATTCCACCTCATCTGGGCAGCCCCAAAGACATAAGCTACCACGTGAATCCAACCGGGAGATTCGTTGAAGGCGGCCCAAAGGCCGACACCGGAGTCACAGGACGCAAGATAATTGTTGACACCTACGGAGGCGTCGGAAGCCATGGAGGAGGGTGTTTTTCAGGGAAGGATCCTACCAAAGTGGACAGGTCGGCGTCATATCAGGCGAGGCATATCGCCAAAAACATTGTTGGAGCCGGCCTTGCCGACAAGTGTGAAATCCAGCTCGCATATGCCATCGGCGAGCCCAATCCCGTGTCGATAATGGTTGACAGCTTCGGAACCGGAAAAGTTCCCGATGAGGTCATGGTCGGCATCGTGGAGAAGAATTTTCAACTTACGCCTCTCGGCATCATTGAGGAATTGAAACTAAGAAGGCCGATCTACAGAAAGACCGCCGTCTATGGACACTTCGGGAGGCAGGAGGAGGGCTTCACCTGGGAGCTTCTCGACAAAGTTGCTGAACTGATGAGGTCTGTCTAG